From Amphiura filiformis unplaced genomic scaffold, Afil_fr2py scaffold_65, whole genome shotgun sequence, a single genomic window includes:
- the LOC140144596 gene encoding uncharacterized protein: MSTDITNLRRVLLWTIPRSISTAFERCVAGLDNVAIIHEPYTTAYYFGPDRQYLQTPFLPVEYGYSYQNIKDQLEGDHKDKQLVFCKDHAYSLDKRYDKIPSGFTHTILIRDPAKSMSSFYDVCTMPVCLNYGLLRHVLPEGYAFKELYELYEYIKNNLGQEPAIIDADDLIQYPEQIVRRYCDAIGVEFTNAMLDWDPSTSVTTTWSSTMKLLKQVGVYEKALSSNGFTPRKPKVMDLSSLPEDVQIAVKICQPYYDKLYEKRIVPENRETEV; encoded by the coding sequence ATGTCGACGGATATTACCAATCTTAGGCGAGTTCTCCTATGGACCATTCCCCGCAGTATCTCCACAGCATTCGAGCGATGCGTTGCAGGGTTGGACAACGTTGCCATCATTCACGAACCATACACCACAGCATACTACTTCGGTCCAGATCGCCAGTACCTCCAGACCCCGTTCCTCCCCGTTGAATATGGCTACAGCTATCAGAATATTAAAGATCAGCTTGAAGGAGATCATAAAGACAAACAACTAGTGTTTTGCAAAGACCATGCGTACAGTCTCGACAAGCGTTATGATAAGATCCCAAGTGGTTTCACTCATACCATTCTGATCCGAGATCCTGCTAAAAGTATGTCTTCCTTCTACGATGTATGTACAATGCCTGTGTGTCTCAACTATGGTCTCTTAAGACATGTCCTACCAGAAGGTTACGCTTTTAAAGAGCTCTATGAGCTGTATGAGTACATTAAGAACAACTTAGGACAAGAACCAGCCATAATTGATGCAGATGATCTCATCCAGTATCCAGAACAAATAGTGAGACGTTACTGTGATGCGATTGGTGTTGAATTCACGAACGCCATGCTGGATTGGGATCCATCCACCAGCGTTACTACCACGTGGTCTAGTACCATGAAGCTACTCAAGCAAGTCGGTGTGTATGAGAAGGCTCTTAGTAGCAATGGGTTTACCCCAAGGAAGCCTAAGGTCATGGATTTGTCATCGTTGCCCGAAGATGTCCAAATTGCTGTCAAAATCTGCCAGCCATATTATGACAAACTATATGAGAAGAGGATCGTTCCTGAAAACAGGGAGACTGAAGTATAG